From the genome of Gemmatimonas phototrophica, one region includes:
- a CDS encoding tetratricopeptide repeat protein, with protein sequence MLLAPALSRAQAPNRSDRYAAEVAQAESAARRGARQDAMVRARRVVMAYEQQGAQTSAEYTSAGRAYVLLGSGNAGAIRSALSAFDRAVRADSANLDAQHRIGTLFLEKYNAPEARASFEGMLKRAPNNPDALLGLAQVEEFEGKGTAMVTARKALMTAPAHAGALAFVARLQLDAEAFDSARTTAERAIVADSALMDAWAVLGAQAWVTGDSATYKRALLAATALQPRPAAFLTALAEAAVRQRRYAEAVALAQQAVQYDSASIEALGVLGTTQLRIGQMTEGRAAVERAFALDPFNLWHKNTLDLLDKMRTFTTITKGRFAVVAPVDDAELLSLYIMPLLERAYDSLAVRYGYRAPTPVRLEFFRQHADFSVRTVGLTGLGALGVSFGSLLAMDTPNARERGTFNWGSTAWHELTHAFTLGASAHRVPRWLSEGLSVLEERRANIGWGARTTLPWMLAYRAGRLRNVSQLTDGFMRPRYPEETSFSYYQASLFCEWVELTKGAAALPALLVAYRDGLDTPAVMQRVLGLTMPQVDTQFDAWVKQRFAAELQAVAGSSPTDSSGGDFVRLMQRAVSLIDSQRDSARTMLERAHRAFPSYAGDDGPAWHLARLALLANDTSLAVQMLEQVTSRDETAYGANKLEAELRERRGDLTGAAAAIERLLWVWPYIAGDHEALAILAARQGDHARAIRERRAVIALRPPDLTEARYELARALAAGGDVAAARRELLGILEDAPSYENAQQLLLELRKRGGVR encoded by the coding sequence TTGTTGCTGGCGCCCGCGTTATCGCGTGCCCAAGCGCCGAACCGCAGCGACCGTTACGCGGCGGAGGTAGCGCAAGCCGAATCGGCGGCCCGCCGCGGCGCCAGACAGGATGCCATGGTGCGGGCGCGTCGTGTGGTGATGGCCTACGAGCAGCAGGGCGCACAGACCAGCGCCGAGTATACCTCGGCCGGTCGGGCGTATGTGCTCCTTGGCAGTGGCAACGCCGGTGCCATTCGATCGGCATTGTCGGCGTTCGATCGTGCGGTGCGCGCCGATTCGGCGAATCTGGACGCACAACACCGTATCGGCACGCTGTTTCTGGAGAAGTACAACGCGCCGGAAGCGCGCGCGTCATTTGAAGGAATGCTGAAGCGGGCCCCGAACAATCCCGATGCCTTGCTCGGGCTGGCACAAGTGGAGGAGTTCGAAGGCAAAGGCACAGCCATGGTTACGGCACGCAAAGCGCTGATGACCGCACCTGCACACGCGGGCGCCCTCGCATTTGTGGCGCGCTTGCAGCTCGATGCCGAAGCCTTCGATTCGGCGCGCACCACGGCGGAGCGCGCCATTGTGGCCGACAGTGCCCTGATGGACGCCTGGGCGGTGTTGGGTGCACAAGCGTGGGTGACCGGTGACTCCGCGACGTATAAACGCGCGCTGCTGGCCGCGACCGCCCTTCAGCCACGGCCAGCGGCGTTTCTTACAGCGCTGGCAGAAGCGGCGGTGCGGCAGCGTCGCTACGCGGAGGCAGTGGCGCTGGCCCAGCAGGCAGTGCAATACGACAGCGCGTCCATTGAGGCATTGGGTGTGCTTGGCACTACCCAGTTACGTATTGGGCAGATGACCGAGGGACGCGCGGCCGTTGAACGAGCGTTTGCGCTGGATCCATTCAACCTCTGGCACAAGAATACGCTCGACCTGCTCGACAAAATGCGGACGTTCACCACCATCACGAAGGGGCGGTTTGCGGTGGTGGCGCCGGTTGACGATGCGGAGCTGCTGTCGCTGTACATCATGCCGCTGCTGGAGCGCGCCTATGACTCACTGGCGGTGCGCTATGGCTACCGGGCACCCACCCCTGTGCGGCTCGAATTCTTTCGGCAGCACGCCGACTTTTCGGTACGGACCGTGGGGCTGACCGGACTCGGTGCCCTCGGTGTGAGCTTTGGCAGTCTGCTGGCCATGGATACGCCCAATGCGCGTGAGCGGGGGACGTTCAATTGGGGAAGTACGGCCTGGCATGAACTGACGCACGCGTTTACGCTCGGTGCGTCAGCGCATCGAGTGCCCCGCTGGCTCTCTGAAGGACTGTCGGTGCTGGAGGAGCGCCGGGCCAATATCGGATGGGGGGCCCGCACCACGTTGCCGTGGATGTTGGCCTATCGCGCTGGCCGTCTGCGGAATGTGAGTCAGCTGACCGATGGCTTCATGCGTCCTCGGTATCCGGAAGAAACCTCGTTCAGCTACTACCAGGCATCGCTCTTTTGCGAGTGGGTGGAGCTGACGAAGGGGGCCGCGGCGCTCCCCGCACTCCTGGTGGCCTATCGGGACGGCCTTGATACCCCCGCCGTAATGCAGCGGGTGTTGGGGCTGACCATGCCGCAGGTGGACACCCAGTTTGACGCGTGGGTGAAGCAGCGTTTTGCAGCGGAACTTCAGGCGGTGGCCGGGAGCTCGCCCACCGACAGCAGCGGCGGCGATTTCGTTCGCCTGATGCAGCGCGCGGTGAGCCTCATCGATTCACAACGCGACTCGGCGCGGACGATGCTGGAGCGCGCCCATCGGGCGTTTCCCTCGTACGCTGGCGACGATGGGCCAGCCTGGCATTTGGCACGTCTGGCGCTTCTGGCAAACGACACGAGCCTGGCGGTACAGATGCTTGAGCAGGTCACGAGCCGCGACGAAACGGCGTACGGCGCCAACAAGCTCGAGGCGGAGCTGCGTGAACGGCGGGGTGATCTCACCGGTGCGGCGGCAGCGATTGAACGATTGCTCTGGGTCTGGCCCTACATCGCGGGGGACCATGAAGCGCTGGCGATACTCGCCGCCAGGCAGGGGGATCACGCGCGGGCCATCCGGGAACGTCGGGCCGTGATTGCGCTGCGGCCGCCCGACCTGACCGAAGCACGCTATGAACTGGCGCGCGCGCTTGCCGCCGGAGGCGATGTGGCGGCGGCGCGCCGGGAGTTGCTGGGCATCCTCGAAGACGCGCCAAGCTACGAGAATGCCCAGCAGTTGCTGCTCGAGCTGCGCAAGCGTGGAGGCGTTCGGTGA
- a CDS encoding Spy/CpxP family protein refolding chaperone, translating to MTYIRSQLLAATLVGLAFVSPLQAQGATGAPGPRPRDGQGAPMGGRRAGGPEGRPEGRGNPAAMLLRMRSQLELTDEQVQKLQSLQNSAAPKINAADQLRARADLMEAMQGDGNMSKARAALDRMSAMRNERMIAGLKQRQEVRGVLTASQKTKLDNWQQQRRGQMRQQMRGGRGQQRGMMRGGRGPNERFGPDELRRRR from the coding sequence ATGACATATATCCGTTCCCAGTTGTTGGCGGCCACACTCGTTGGCCTGGCCTTTGTATCTCCGCTGCAGGCGCAAGGTGCCACTGGGGCCCCTGGCCCGCGTCCCCGCGATGGGCAGGGCGCGCCAATGGGTGGGCGGCGCGCGGGCGGTCCGGAAGGACGCCCAGAGGGCCGTGGCAATCCGGCCGCCATGCTGTTGCGCATGCGCAGCCAGCTCGAACTCACGGATGAGCAGGTCCAGAAGCTCCAGTCGCTGCAGAACAGTGCGGCGCCAAAGATCAACGCCGCCGATCAGCTGAGGGCGCGGGCGGATCTCATGGAGGCCATGCAGGGCGATGGCAATATGTCCAAAGCCAGGGCCGCGCTTGATCGGATGAGCGCCATGCGCAACGAGCGCATGATTGCGGGGCTCAAGCAGCGTCAGGAGGTGCGCGGCGTACTCACGGCCTCGCAGAAGACCAAGCTGGACAATTGGCAACAGCAGCGGCGCGGACAGATGCGCCAGCAGATGCGCGGCGGACGGGGCCAGCAGCGCGGGATGATGCGCGGAGGCAGAGGGCCGAATGAGCGGTTTGGCCCGGACGAACTGCGGAGACGGCGGTAA
- a CDS encoding DinB family protein, with protein MSDESVALDRTASPAVVGLLLAAGASQRLGEPKQLLLDDGGTPAVVRMARALRDAGCAPVVVVVGAHAPEVMSALAGEAVHVAVHDGWTDGMGSSIAAGIGAAREWSPDAPGVLIAACDMPTVNAEHCAKLLGAFNGNTRVASLYSRDDGARVRGIPAVLPRADWDWLAALAGDQGARPLLQQTETLTVFLRDGHFDLDTPGDVARWRRAVRTPPTPPFPETRSTPMSKLSQTVLMDLDQEFAGTRRMFERLPVDKLDFTPHAKSWPLGKLAIHLLDPGLWGTVTCTTTELAFDGPMPAKVDPKTIDDFLAIHDERVAQFKSVLATMSDADLQVTWQATMGGHPVMSMPRIAVLRSVVLNHMIHHRAQMTMYYRLLEVPVPGLFGPSADEQ; from the coding sequence ATGTCGGACGAGAGCGTCGCCTTGGACCGGACCGCATCGCCAGCAGTCGTGGGGCTGCTGCTGGCCGCGGGCGCGTCACAACGCCTCGGCGAGCCCAAACAGTTGCTGCTCGATGACGGTGGGACGCCGGCCGTGGTCCGCATGGCGAGGGCGCTTCGGGATGCAGGGTGTGCCCCCGTGGTGGTGGTGGTGGGCGCACACGCCCCGGAGGTGATGAGCGCACTGGCCGGGGAGGCGGTCCACGTGGCTGTGCATGACGGGTGGACCGATGGCATGGGATCATCGATTGCGGCCGGCATTGGCGCTGCCCGGGAGTGGTCACCTGACGCACCCGGTGTGTTGATCGCGGCGTGCGACATGCCGACGGTGAACGCCGAACATTGTGCGAAATTGCTAGGTGCTTTTAACGGGAATACCCGTGTAGCGTCGCTGTATAGCCGCGATGATGGCGCTCGGGTGCGCGGAATTCCTGCGGTGTTGCCGCGTGCCGACTGGGACTGGCTGGCCGCTCTTGCCGGCGATCAGGGGGCTCGACCGCTGCTGCAGCAGACGGAAACACTTACGGTTTTTCTTCGGGATGGGCATTTTGATCTCGACACCCCGGGCGATGTCGCCCGGTGGCGCCGCGCGGTGCGCACTCCGCCCACCCCGCCCTTTCCCGAGACCAGGAGCACCCCCATGTCAAAGCTGTCGCAGACGGTCCTGATGGACCTCGACCAGGAGTTTGCCGGCACCCGGCGCATGTTTGAGCGATTGCCCGTCGACAAGCTGGACTTCACGCCGCACGCCAAAAGCTGGCCGCTAGGCAAGCTCGCCATTCACCTGCTCGACCCGGGGCTCTGGGGTACCGTGACTTGCACCACGACCGAGCTGGCGTTTGATGGTCCGATGCCCGCCAAGGTGGACCCCAAAACGATCGACGACTTTCTCGCCATTCACGACGAGCGCGTGGCCCAATTCAAGTCCGTCCTGGCCACCATGTCCGACGCCGACCTGCAGGTTACCTGGCAGGCCACCATGGGCGGCCACCCCGTCATGAGCATGCCACGCATTGCCGTGCTCCGCTCCGTCGTGCTGAATCACATGATTCACCACCGAGCCCAGATGACCATGTACTACCGCCTGCTGGAGGTCCCAGTGCCGGGGCTCTTCGGACCGTCTGCAGACGAACAATAA
- a CDS encoding XdhC family protein, which produces MTGFVELARAAQAARQARPQVPLALATLVQVDGSSYRQPGARMLVDAEGRVLAGAISGGCLEGDVAARAAEVCASGRAARLMYDLRADLETIWGFGAKCDGIAHLLLEPLTDWRWMAQAEAVRGRRLGGAVVTLLDSHGGGATCALLDGDPSPAKWHVLHDDARLLSLPELLPLAHSTMRTGHALLHTVADEMTVFIEPLVPAIALHCVGASRGAEAIARIAHTMGWQVTILDHRPALLDELDLPEGVMRRRVRQLEAVHSALAELPHDARSAVVLLSHIFDVDSAWMTATLPLPLGYVGVLGSRKRAGQLVEHAEGVLAARGTPLTARLRHKLYAPIGLDLGGESPASIALAAIAEIEAVMHARPAGFLRERQSPIHSRTPSPRVLERDQAPTLPEVPLRCELPEHPAE; this is translated from the coding sequence GTGACCGGCTTCGTCGAACTCGCGCGTGCGGCGCAGGCAGCGCGTCAGGCGCGCCCCCAGGTGCCGTTGGCGCTCGCCACGCTGGTTCAGGTGGATGGGTCGTCCTATCGGCAGCCGGGGGCTCGGATGCTGGTGGACGCTGAGGGACGGGTTCTGGCCGGCGCCATCAGCGGGGGGTGCCTGGAGGGGGACGTGGCGGCGCGGGCCGCCGAGGTGTGTGCCAGCGGACGGGCGGCGCGCCTCATGTATGATTTGCGTGCCGACCTGGAAACCATCTGGGGGTTCGGGGCGAAGTGCGACGGGATCGCCCACCTGCTGCTGGAGCCGCTTACGGATTGGCGGTGGATGGCCCAGGCGGAAGCGGTCCGAGGCCGTCGTCTTGGCGGGGCCGTGGTCACGCTGCTGGACAGTCATGGAGGCGGCGCCACCTGCGCGTTGCTTGACGGTGATCCGTCGCCAGCCAAATGGCACGTCCTGCACGATGATGCGCGGCTGCTTTCGCTGCCGGAGCTCCTTCCGCTGGCCCATTCGACGATGCGCACCGGGCATGCGTTGCTGCACACGGTCGCCGATGAAATGACCGTGTTCATCGAGCCGCTGGTACCGGCCATCGCCCTGCATTGTGTGGGCGCCAGTCGTGGCGCCGAAGCCATTGCCCGTATTGCCCACACCATGGGCTGGCAGGTCACGATACTCGATCATCGCCCGGCGCTCCTGGACGAATTGGATCTCCCCGAGGGCGTGATGCGGCGTCGGGTACGGCAGTTGGAGGCGGTGCACAGTGCCTTGGCGGAGCTCCCGCATGACGCTCGGTCCGCGGTGGTGTTGCTGTCGCACATCTTCGATGTGGACAGCGCCTGGATGACGGCCACCTTGCCGTTGCCCTTGGGGTATGTGGGGGTGCTGGGATCACGCAAACGGGCCGGGCAACTGGTGGAGCATGCCGAAGGCGTGCTCGCCGCGCGGGGCACGCCGCTCACGGCTCGCCTGCGCCACAAGCTGTATGCCCCCATCGGCCTGGATCTGGGTGGAGAAAGTCCTGCGTCTATTGCCTTGGCCGCGATCGCCGAGATTGAAGCGGTTATGCATGCACGGCCGGCTGGTTTTCTGCGGGAGCGGCAAAGCCCCATTCACAGCCGCACGCCGTCGCCGCGGGTGCTGGAGCGCGACCAAGCGCCCACGCTCCCGGAGGTGCCCCTGCGCTGCGAACTGCCAGAGCATCCGGCTGAGTAA
- a CDS encoding TetR/AcrR family transcriptional regulator — MIDDHRNRILQAAARIYTQHGWRGATTKRIAEEAGVNEVTLFRQFGAKDALLEQMMRDLAAPKEGMTLPEVPQHPEQELVVWAQAHHQETCSKRPLIRQMMSDVQEHPHLVTCATESPNGAMAQLRAYVLQLRAQGFIGDHEAVSAADMEAAVTMLMGAVFADGMNRDVMPFMFTQPAEGSLRSYVRLFLRGLGALHEPATLSAHAPSSALPQPIPSA; from the coding sequence ATGATTGACGATCATCGAAACCGAATACTCCAGGCGGCGGCCCGCATCTACACCCAGCACGGGTGGCGCGGGGCGACCACCAAGCGCATCGCCGAGGAAGCCGGCGTCAATGAAGTCACGCTCTTCCGTCAGTTCGGGGCCAAGGACGCGCTGCTCGAACAGATGATGCGCGATCTCGCGGCGCCCAAGGAAGGCATGACGCTTCCGGAAGTGCCTCAGCATCCCGAGCAGGAGCTCGTGGTGTGGGCACAGGCTCACCACCAGGAGACGTGCAGCAAGCGTCCGCTCATCCGCCAGATGATGTCTGACGTTCAGGAGCATCCACACCTCGTGACCTGTGCCACGGAAAGTCCCAACGGGGCCATGGCACAGTTGCGCGCCTATGTCCTGCAGCTGCGCGCGCAGGGATTCATTGGCGACCACGAGGCGGTATCGGCGGCCGACATGGAAGCGGCCGTCACGATGTTGATGGGCGCGGTCTTTGCCGATGGCATGAACCGCGATGTCATGCCCTTCATGTTCACCCAACCCGCAGAAGGCAGCCTGCGGTCCTACGTCCGGCTCTTTCTGCGCGGCCTCGGCGCGCTGCACGAACCCGCGACGCTTTCGGCACACGCACCGTCTTCCGCGTTGCCTCAGCCCATACCATCCGCATGA
- a CDS encoding glutamine amidotransferase yields MGSWFDTIGTWLFKYPPRAFARGEFVTAPVLPVGLLAGMALLLLAVVVVTHGRLRTLSVQDRVILGTLRALSLAALIACLFRPGLVTAAAVPQRNVLAVLFDDSRSMRIADAGTGRDTTTRVSAVQQRFADSSALVRALSARFAVRRFRFAASATPVRSSAEVQALGTRSDLAQSLDDAREDLEGMPLAGVVLISDGADNGTASLDDALLALRARRVPVYTVGVGQERFARDIAIERVQAPRRLLSGAAGVVEVDVRVRGMDNARVPLTLEADGRVVATETVQPPARGDLSTVRVRIPPLPTGVHRLAVRVRPLPTEIVTQNNEWQTSLEVRAGPDRVLYVEGEPRPEFAFLRRAVNEDSAVQVVGLMRSAERKYLRLGVRDSLELLNGFPATRDELFTYRAIILGSVEAAFFTGEQLRMLADFVSVRGGGLLVLGGRASLGEGGFAGTPLADALPLTMTRGEINAEGPALPVQVRPTRAGEIHPALQLRESLMASRQRWDSLPPLTTVNQLGSLRAGATLLLSGRSEGGRSDIPVLAWQRYGRGMSAVFGAQDSWLWRMDAAIPVEDQTHQTFWRQMIRWLVDDVPAPFDVTATPTRVAPGEAVVLRAQLASPQFEDINDAQVSAIVTGPAGTSEVFSLEWSLRDDGSYSARFTPRDTGRYTVDAVARTGRDSLQAVTTTVLVDERGADVAQAELRAPLLRRIAEETGGVYYPLAEAAALADDATFTNAGVTVREAKDLWDMPAVFLLVALLLAAEWGYRRWRGLA; encoded by the coding sequence GTGGGATCCTGGTTCGACACGATTGGCACGTGGCTCTTCAAGTATCCCCCGCGCGCCTTTGCCCGCGGGGAATTCGTAACAGCGCCCGTCCTGCCAGTTGGGCTGCTGGCCGGCATGGCGCTGCTGCTGCTGGCCGTTGTCGTCGTGACCCATGGCCGGCTACGCACGTTGTCGGTTCAGGACCGCGTCATCCTCGGGACGCTGCGCGCGCTCTCTCTCGCCGCGTTGATCGCTTGCCTCTTCCGTCCGGGCTTGGTAACCGCCGCGGCCGTGCCACAGCGCAATGTGCTGGCCGTGCTGTTCGACGATTCGCGCAGTATGCGCATTGCCGATGCCGGCACGGGTCGTGATACCACCACTCGCGTCTCGGCGGTGCAACAGCGCTTTGCCGACAGCAGTGCGCTCGTGCGCGCCCTCAGTGCGCGCTTTGCGGTCCGTCGCTTTCGCTTTGCCGCCAGCGCGACGCCCGTACGCTCCAGTGCAGAGGTTCAAGCCCTCGGGACCCGCTCTGACCTCGCACAGTCCCTCGATGATGCCCGCGAGGATCTGGAAGGCATGCCACTCGCCGGCGTAGTGCTGATCAGTGATGGCGCCGACAATGGCACGGCCTCGCTGGACGATGCGCTGCTGGCGCTGCGAGCTCGTCGCGTACCTGTTTACACGGTTGGTGTAGGGCAGGAACGCTTTGCCCGCGACATTGCCATTGAGCGGGTACAGGCACCGCGCCGACTGTTGTCGGGCGCGGCAGGGGTGGTGGAAGTGGATGTGCGCGTGCGTGGAATGGACAACGCGCGCGTTCCCCTCACCCTCGAAGCGGATGGGCGCGTGGTGGCCACCGAAACGGTGCAGCCTCCCGCACGCGGCGATCTCTCCACGGTGCGGGTGCGTATTCCGCCACTGCCAACGGGTGTGCATCGATTGGCCGTGCGCGTGCGCCCGCTCCCCACGGAAATCGTGACGCAGAACAACGAGTGGCAAACCAGCCTGGAAGTCCGGGCCGGCCCGGATCGGGTGCTCTATGTGGAAGGCGAACCACGACCGGAGTTTGCGTTCCTCCGGCGTGCCGTGAACGAAGACAGCGCCGTGCAGGTGGTTGGTCTCATGCGCAGCGCCGAACGCAAATATTTGCGACTCGGCGTGCGTGACAGTCTCGAGCTGTTGAACGGATTTCCCGCAACGCGCGACGAACTCTTCACCTATCGCGCCATCATTCTGGGCAGTGTTGAAGCAGCGTTCTTTACGGGCGAACAGCTGCGCATGCTGGCCGACTTCGTGAGTGTGCGTGGTGGCGGATTGCTGGTGCTGGGCGGGCGGGCCTCGCTGGGCGAAGGGGGCTTTGCCGGCACGCCGCTCGCGGATGCGCTGCCGCTCACCATGACGCGCGGCGAGATCAACGCCGAGGGGCCGGCACTCCCCGTCCAGGTGCGACCCACCCGTGCCGGCGAAATCCATCCCGCGCTGCAGCTGCGCGAATCGCTCATGGCGTCGCGTCAGCGTTGGGATTCGCTGCCGCCTCTCACCACGGTCAATCAGCTCGGATCGCTGCGGGCGGGCGCCACCTTGCTGCTGTCCGGTCGCAGCGAGGGCGGGCGCAGCGATATTCCGGTGCTGGCCTGGCAACGCTACGGCCGGGGCATGAGTGCGGTCTTTGGCGCGCAGGATTCGTGGCTCTGGCGCATGGATGCCGCCATCCCGGTAGAAGACCAGACCCATCAGACGTTCTGGCGCCAGATGATCCGCTGGCTCGTGGATGATGTGCCCGCTCCGTTTGACGTGACCGCGACGCCCACGCGGGTCGCCCCGGGTGAGGCGGTCGTACTGCGGGCGCAGCTGGCGTCGCCGCAGTTCGAGGACATCAACGATGCGCAGGTGTCGGCCATCGTCACGGGGCCCGCCGGTACCAGCGAAGTGTTCTCCCTTGAATGGTCGCTGCGCGATGATGGCAGTTACAGCGCACGATTCACACCGCGTGATACGGGCCGCTATACCGTTGATGCCGTGGCCCGGACCGGCCGGGATTCACTGCAGGCCGTCACAACCACGGTGCTGGTGGACGAACGCGGCGCCGACGTGGCGCAGGCCGAACTGCGCGCACCGTTACTGCGGCGCATCGCCGAGGAAACGGGCGGCGTGTACTACCCGCTGGCCGAGGCCGCCGCGCTCGCCGACGACGCCACTTTTACCAATGCCGGGGTCACGGTACGCGAAGCCAAGGATCTGTGGGACATGCCGGCGGTATTTCTTCTGGTGGCGCTGCTGTTGGCTGCCGAATGGGGATACCGTCGATGGAGAGGGCTGGCATGA